One Panicum virgatum strain AP13 chromosome 3N, P.virgatum_v5, whole genome shotgun sequence DNA segment encodes these proteins:
- the LOC120664294 gene encoding leucine-rich repeat extensin-like protein 4 — MRKALLLLVLCCLAAASEAVAVVGEEEAASAELAVVVDPSWRFPSQRLRDAYVALQTWKQQAIFSDPRNFTADWVGPGVCNYTGVFCAPLPRGKPGAGELAVAGIDLNHGDIAGYLPSELGLLADLALLHLNSNRFCGLVPATFRRLRVLVELDLSNNRLVGAFPAVVLDLSALKFLDLRFNDFEGAIPPELFDRPLDAIFLNHNRLRSPLPDNFGNSPASVIVLADNSFGGCLPASLGNMSDTLNEILLINNGLDSCVPPEVGLLREVTVFDVSFNALVGPLPQQVAGMRKVEQLDVGHNRLSGAVPEAICALPRLKNLTISYNFFTGEPPSCARVVPPDGDRRNCLPNRPAQRTPQQCAAFYSQPPVDCAAFQCKPFVPVPPLPPPPPPPAYPGPLPPVYPMPYASPPPPSHYR, encoded by the coding sequence ATGAggaaggcgctgctgctgctcgtcctctgctgcctcgccgccgccagcgaggcggtggcggtggtgggggaggaggaggcggcgtcggcggagctggcggtggtggtggacccGTCGTGGCGGTTCCCGAGCCAGCGGCTGCGGGACGCCTACGTCGCGCTGCAGACGTGGAAGCAGCAGGCCATCTTCTCCGACCCCCGCAACTTCACCGCCGACTGGGTGGGCCCCGGGGTCTGCAACTACACCGGCGTCTTCTGCGCGCCCCTGCCGCGCGGGAAGCCCGGCGCCGGGGAGCTCGCCGTGGCGGGCATCGACCTCAACCACGGCGACATCGCGGGGTACCTCCCGtcggagctcggcctcctcgccGACCTCGCGCTGCTGCACCTCAACTCCAACCGCTTCTGCGGCCTCGTCCCCGCCACGTTCCGCCGGCTCCGCGTCCTCGTCGAGCTCgacctcagcaacaaccgcCTCGTCGGCGCGTTCCCCGCCGTCGTGCTGGACCTCTCGGCGCTCAAGTTCCTCGACCTCCGGTTCAACGACTTCGAGGGCGCCATCCCGCCGGAGCTCTTCGACCGCCCGCTCGACGCCATCTTCCTCAACCACAACCGCCTGCGCTCCCCGCTCCCGGACAACTTCGGCAACTCGCCTGCCTCCGTCATCGTGCTCGCCGACAACAGCTTCGGCGGCTGCCTCCCCGCGAGCCTCGGGAACATGTCCGACACGCTCAACGAGATCCTCCTCATCAACAACGGGCTCGACTCCTGCGTCCCACCGGAGGTCGGGCTTCTCCGGGAGGTGACTGTCTTCGACGTCAGCTTCAACGCGCTCGTCGGCCCGCTGCCGCAGCAGGTGGCCGGGATGCGGAAGGTGGAGCAGCTCGACGTCGGGCACAACCGCCTCTCGGGGGCCGTCCCGGAGGCCATCTGCGCGCTCCCGCGGCTCAAGAACCTCACCATCTCCTACAACTTCTTCACCGGCGAGCCGCCGTCCTGCGCGCGCGTCGTGCCGCCCGACGGCGACAGGCGGAACTGCCTGCCCAACCGCCCCGCGCAGCGCACGCCGCAGCAGTGCGCCGCGTTCTACTCGCAGCCGCCCGTCGACTGCGCCGCGTTCCAGTGCAAGCCCTTCGTCCCTGTTCCGCCattgcccccgccgccgccgccgccagcgtacCCAGGGCCCTTGCCACCGGTATACCCCATGCCATacgcatcgccgccgccaccttcaCACTACCGATGA